The following are encoded in a window of Nakamurella sp. A5-74 genomic DNA:
- a CDS encoding erythromycin esterase family protein, with protein sequence MTTSALVSTTSLAAVASRAQLLALGECTHLDSALALRRNALLPELVAHGFRSVALETDRVAALVVDDYLSGKCDDFEETLERGFSHGFGRMEANRALVRWLRHHNEDADESDRVSFHGIDAAVENLSAPSPLAYLQQAAEYLGHTVDLAEVAGPDEQWSRTEAVTDAASSPGDSAAARELRCWADDAANELIARAPELLTATSSAQWHRTRIVLDAGLGLLRYHRQCARGAEAAVRISGLLATRDALMARNILDIRSLEAPRGPTLVFAHNSHLQRVPATLAMSGMELGWTPAGAIVAQLSLEEQIFVAGSIGRSDGLGLGGPAAGSYEAMLDTWVDPWGIVEVSAMPAAERRNDVSPQQGYVPLDAHLLTDAAAVLHIREGTADRSWI encoded by the coding sequence ATGACCACTTCCGCACTCGTGTCCACCACCAGCCTGGCCGCCGTCGCCTCCCGGGCCCAGCTGCTGGCACTGGGTGAGTGCACCCACCTCGATTCGGCCCTGGCACTGCGTCGCAATGCGCTGCTTCCCGAGTTGGTGGCCCACGGCTTCCGCTCCGTGGCACTGGAGACGGACCGGGTCGCCGCGCTCGTCGTCGACGACTACCTGAGCGGCAAGTGCGACGACTTCGAGGAGACCCTGGAGCGGGGCTTCAGCCACGGGTTCGGGCGGATGGAGGCCAACCGGGCGCTGGTGCGCTGGCTCCGGCACCACAACGAGGATGCCGACGAGTCCGACCGGGTGAGCTTCCACGGCATCGATGCCGCCGTCGAGAACCTGAGTGCCCCCAGCCCGTTGGCGTACCTGCAGCAGGCCGCCGAGTACCTCGGTCACACCGTCGACCTGGCCGAGGTCGCCGGGCCCGACGAGCAGTGGAGCCGCACCGAAGCGGTGACGGACGCGGCCTCCTCGCCCGGTGACAGTGCCGCTGCCCGGGAGTTGCGGTGCTGGGCCGACGACGCAGCGAACGAGTTGATCGCCAGGGCGCCGGAACTTCTCACGGCCACGTCGTCGGCGCAGTGGCACCGCACGCGGATCGTCCTGGACGCCGGGCTCGGGTTGCTCCGCTATCACCGGCAGTGCGCACGCGGTGCAGAGGCCGCCGTCCGGATCTCCGGTCTGCTGGCCACCCGGGATGCGTTGATGGCCAGGAACATCCTGGACATCCGATCGCTGGAGGCACCACGGGGTCCGACCCTGGTCTTCGCCCACAACAGTCATCTGCAACGGGTTCCGGCGACGCTCGCGATGTCTGGGATGGAGCTCGGGTGGACGCCGGCCGGGGCGATCGTCGCGCAGCTGTCTCTCGAGGAGCAGATCTTCGTCGCCGGCAGTATCGGCCGCAGCGACGGTCTCGGGCTGGGCGGACCCGCGGCCGGCAGCTACGAGGCAATGCTCGACACCTGGGTCGATCCTTGGGGGATCGTGGAGGTCTCTGCGATGCCGGCCGCGGAGCGACGCAACGACGTCAGCCCCCAGCAGGGATACGTCCCGCTGGACGCCCACCTGCTGACCGATGCCGCTGCGGTGCTGCACATCCGGGAGGGCACAGCGGACAGGTCCTGGATCTGA
- a CDS encoding MBL fold metallo-hydrolase, whose product MTRRSWTEVADGVLVAHSRLYATTTTIVQDEDGAALLVDPSWTPQELADTAADLAELGVRVTAGFATHAHHDHVLWHPDLGDVPRYASGDTVTLATRERQTNLDALGPAFGPDLLALVGRLSVRDTGFRPGLELITHAAHSAGHTALWWPERGVLLAGDMLSDREIPLAGETGLVAYRAGLDLLLPAVRRASVLVPGHGSPTPDPMARWDADDAYLTALLHGRGSGDPRMQHPETGSDNRSTHRSQLSLLDG is encoded by the coding sequence ATGACGCGACGGAGCTGGACGGAGGTGGCCGACGGCGTCCTGGTCGCGCACAGCCGGCTGTACGCCACCACGACGACGATCGTCCAGGACGAGGACGGTGCGGCGCTGCTGGTCGACCCGAGTTGGACGCCGCAGGAACTCGCCGATACCGCAGCCGATCTCGCGGAACTGGGGGTTCGGGTGACGGCAGGATTCGCCACCCACGCGCACCACGACCACGTGCTCTGGCATCCCGATCTCGGCGACGTCCCGCGATACGCCTCCGGCGACACGGTGACTCTCGCGACGCGCGAGCGGCAGACGAACCTGGACGCGCTGGGACCGGCGTTCGGGCCAGATCTGCTGGCGTTGGTCGGTCGGCTCTCGGTGCGAGACACCGGTTTCCGCCCCGGCCTGGAGCTGATCACCCACGCTGCCCACTCCGCCGGACACACCGCGCTCTGGTGGCCGGAACGCGGTGTGCTGCTCGCCGGAGACATGCTCAGCGACCGGGAGATCCCGCTCGCCGGCGAGACCGGACTCGTGGCCTACCGTGCGGGCCTGGACCTGCTGCTGCCGGCGGTACGGCGAGCGAGCGTGTTGGTCCCCGGGCACGGTTCTCCGACCCCCGATCCGATGGCGAGGTGGGATGCGGACGATGCATACCTGACCGCACTGCTGCACGGACGTGGCTCGGGCGATCCGCGGATGCAGCATCCCGAAACCGGATCGGACAACCGCAGCACGCACCGATCGCAGCTCTCCCTGCTCGACGGCTGA
- a CDS encoding NUDIX domain-containing protein: protein MSDTPAVPIRTAATVILVRDGAEGLEVFLLGRVPGMAFAGGATAFPGGGVDPGDSAVITLTGPDDAWWADHLDADETLARSVVVAAARELFEETGVLLAQVRPKDVEHLEDVAAHRLSFAQLLDDRALRADLLRPWARWVTPPGQTRRYDTFFLLAASPEGQHPRLLTTEAHAGSWYPPAEALAAGHRGELALLPPTVAMLEELAEVPSVEDALVLERRVHTVSPEIISAAGEPLRIRVGDREVEAIGVRTP from the coding sequence ATGAGCGACACCCCAGCAGTGCCGATCCGTACCGCGGCCACCGTCATCCTGGTGCGCGACGGCGCCGAGGGGCTGGAGGTGTTCCTGCTCGGACGGGTCCCGGGGATGGCGTTCGCGGGCGGCGCGACAGCGTTCCCCGGTGGGGGAGTCGACCCCGGCGACAGCGCGGTGATCACCCTGACGGGTCCGGACGACGCGTGGTGGGCCGATCACCTGGACGCCGATGAGACGCTCGCGCGGAGCGTCGTGGTGGCCGCGGCTCGCGAGCTGTTCGAGGAGACCGGAGTGTTGTTGGCGCAGGTGCGTCCGAAGGATGTCGAGCACCTCGAAGACGTTGCTGCACATCGGCTCTCCTTCGCGCAGCTGCTGGATGACCGTGCACTGCGGGCGGACCTGCTGCGGCCCTGGGCCCGCTGGGTGACCCCCCCCGGTCAGACCCGCCGCTACGACACGTTCTTCCTGCTCGCCGCGTCACCGGAGGGTCAGCACCCTCGGTTGCTGACGACGGAGGCCCACGCAGGTAGCTGGTACCCGCCCGCGGAGGCACTGGCCGCCGGCCACCGGGGGGAACTGGCACTGCTGCCGCCCACCGTCGCGATGTTGGAAGAGCTCGCAGAGGTCCCGAGTGTCGAGGATGCATTGGTCCTGGAGCGCCGGGTGCACACGGTCTCGCCGGAGATCATCAGCGCCGCCGGCGAACCGCTGCGCATCCGGGTCGGTGACCGCGAGGTCGAGGCGATCGGCGTCCGCACACCTTGA
- a CDS encoding aminotransferase class V-fold PLP-dependent enzyme, with product MSSGIEPSGPESTIAAAQQWFRPSGVYLNTASCGLPPDPSVEALLEALRAFRAGESDVPGFDVPVAQARQQYARLVGVDPGRVAVGPQVSVFLGMVAASLPDDAEIIVAAGDFTSVTFPFAAQRRFRLREVPLESIADAVGPSTTAVAVSAVQSADGRIADLDGIVTACRTHDALSILDLTQAAGWLDVRAADFDVTVCSGYKWLLAPRGTAFLTIGRPELLDSFVPVHAGWYAGADRWDSIYGLPLRLADDARRFDVSPAWHSWVGAAPALRLLADLGAPQLARHAVRLADSFRAALGLPPAGSAITSITLLPGAGERIAAAGISAAMRAGRLRLSFHLHNTQHDVDAAADALRGLVVLD from the coding sequence ATGTCGTCAGGGATCGAACCGAGCGGCCCGGAGTCGACCATCGCCGCGGCGCAGCAGTGGTTCCGTCCGTCCGGTGTCTATCTCAACACCGCCAGCTGCGGCCTGCCGCCCGATCCCTCCGTCGAGGCCCTGCTGGAAGCCCTCCGCGCGTTCCGGGCCGGGGAGAGCGACGTACCCGGCTTCGACGTTCCGGTCGCTCAGGCGCGCCAACAGTACGCACGGCTCGTGGGCGTCGACCCCGGCCGGGTGGCAGTGGGCCCGCAGGTCTCGGTGTTCCTCGGGATGGTCGCAGCGTCACTGCCGGACGACGCCGAGATCATCGTTGCCGCAGGTGATTTCACCTCGGTCACATTCCCGTTCGCCGCGCAGCGTCGCTTCCGACTGCGCGAGGTGCCACTCGAATCGATCGCCGACGCCGTCGGCCCGTCAACGACCGCGGTGGCGGTCTCGGCTGTGCAGTCGGCAGACGGTCGGATCGCCGATCTGGACGGCATCGTCACCGCCTGCCGGACGCACGACGCGCTCAGCATCCTGGATCTCACCCAGGCCGCCGGCTGGTTGGACGTGCGGGCAGCCGACTTCGACGTCACCGTGTGCAGCGGCTACAAGTGGCTGCTCGCACCGCGCGGCACCGCCTTCCTGACCATCGGCCGCCCCGAGCTGCTCGACTCCTTCGTCCCGGTGCACGCAGGGTGGTATGCCGGCGCGGATCGTTGGGACTCGATCTACGGTCTACCGCTGCGGCTCGCCGATGATGCCCGCCGGTTCGACGTCTCCCCGGCGTGGCACTCCTGGGTCGGCGCCGCCCCGGCGCTGCGACTGCTGGCCGACCTGGGCGCACCCCAGTTGGCGCGCCACGCCGTTCGGCTCGCCGATTCCTTCCGCGCTGCGCTCGGTCTCCCGCCGGCAGGATCGGCGATCACCAGCATCACGCTGCTCCCGGGAGCGGGTGAACGCATTGCTGCAGCAGGGATCTCAGCGGCCATGCGCGCCGGAAGGCTGCGACTGTCGTTCCACCTCCACAACACCCAGCACGACGTCGATGCGGCTGCGGACGCGCTGCGTGGATTGGTCGTCCTCGACTGA
- a CDS encoding MBL fold metallo-hydrolase codes for MIADSTELTRLVLAPNAGPMTLQGTNTYLISADWTSSVVVDPGPDDPEHVASLVSIAPVALILVTHRHPDHTDAIGRLHEATDAPVRALDPAFCRGGGAVLLPGSIECAGVSIDVVPTPGHTDDSVCFHLPDDGPGGSMLTGDTILGAGTTVIAHPDGDLEEYFESLNVLESYGALRVLPGHGPQLPALDEVARRYRNHRLERLEQVVAVRRALGPGVQGDALVQAIVDRVYSGTPAQVRFAAEKSVAAQCAYLDRQGRT; via the coding sequence ATGATCGCCGACTCCACCGAGCTCACCCGACTGGTGCTCGCCCCCAACGCCGGTCCGATGACGCTGCAGGGCACCAACACATACCTGATCTCCGCAGACTGGACCTCGTCCGTCGTGGTGGATCCTGGACCGGACGATCCGGAGCACGTGGCGTCGCTGGTGTCGATCGCGCCGGTGGCGCTGATCCTCGTCACGCACCGGCATCCCGACCACACCGACGCCATCGGTCGCCTGCACGAGGCGACCGATGCCCCGGTGCGAGCACTCGATCCGGCGTTCTGCCGCGGCGGCGGAGCCGTACTGCTGCCCGGCAGCATCGAGTGCGCCGGGGTGTCCATCGACGTCGTCCCGACCCCGGGCCACACCGACGACTCAGTCTGCTTCCATCTGCCGGACGACGGGCCGGGCGGCTCGATGCTCACCGGCGACACGATCCTGGGCGCGGGCACCACGGTGATCGCCCATCCCGACGGCGACCTGGAGGAGTACTTCGAGTCGCTCAACGTGCTCGAGTCCTACGGCGCACTCAGGGTGCTGCCCGGGCACGGCCCGCAACTCCCGGCCCTCGACGAGGTCGCACGCCGCTACCGCAACCACCGACTCGAGCGGCTGGAGCAGGTGGTCGCAGTCCGGCGCGCACTGGGCCCCGGGGTGCAGGGCGATGCCCTGGTCCAGGCCATCGTCGACCGGGTCTACTCGGGCACCCCCGCGCAGGTGCGTTTCGCTGCCGAGAAATCGGTGGCGGCCCAGTGCGCGTATCTGGATCGGCAGGGCCGAACCTGA
- a CDS encoding putative RNA methyltransferase, with amino-acid sequence MLRTVLPLLRCPQCSAGQESLLQLGEREIGCAAGHRFDAARQGYLPLLGGASRTGTGDSAAMVAARADFLDRGHYAPIARSVAEATGSLIGGTPDPVVCEIGAGTAYYLSAGLPPTGRGIALDSSRYASRRAAAADPRVAAVLADAWAPLPVASGMVDVTLVVFAPRVAAEIARIVRGSGGVVVVTPNPGHLGEVRGPLGMLAVDDGKDEAVRAQFDGLLRVSTVDRVRAEMSLDSTDLRDLVGMGPAARHRTPEQIAAAATGLGGPVAVHLDVTVTQLVGR; translated from the coding sequence ATGCTGCGTACGGTCCTGCCGCTGTTGCGCTGCCCGCAGTGCTCGGCCGGCCAGGAGTCGCTGCTGCAGCTCGGTGAGCGCGAGATCGGTTGTGCTGCGGGACATCGCTTCGATGCGGCACGACAGGGCTACCTGCCGTTGCTCGGGGGCGCATCCCGGACCGGCACCGGCGACAGTGCTGCCATGGTGGCCGCCAGAGCGGACTTCCTGGATCGCGGGCACTACGCCCCGATCGCGCGGTCGGTCGCCGAAGCAACGGGATCGCTCATCGGCGGGACGCCCGATCCGGTGGTCTGCGAGATCGGCGCCGGAACTGCCTATTACCTCAGCGCCGGGCTGCCACCCACCGGGCGGGGGATCGCGCTGGACTCGTCCCGGTATGCCTCTCGCCGGGCCGCAGCCGCCGACCCGCGGGTCGCTGCCGTGCTGGCCGATGCCTGGGCCCCGCTGCCGGTGGCGAGCGGAATGGTGGACGTGACACTGGTGGTGTTCGCGCCGCGCGTCGCGGCCGAGATCGCTCGCATCGTGCGCGGGAGCGGTGGGGTCGTCGTCGTCACGCCGAATCCGGGCCATCTGGGTGAGGTGCGGGGGCCGCTCGGCATGTTGGCCGTCGACGACGGGAAGGACGAGGCAGTCCGCGCCCAGTTCGACGGTCTGCTCCGGGTGAGCACGGTCGATCGGGTGCGTGCTGAGATGTCCCTGGACAGCACGGATCTGCGAGATCTGGTGGGGATGGGTCCGGCCGCCAGACACCGGACCCCCGAGCAGATCGCCGCGGCTGCCACCGGACTCGGCGGACCGGTGGCCGTGCACCTCGATGTGACCGTGACGCAGCTCGTCGGCCGCTGA
- a CDS encoding glucose-6-phosphate dehydrogenase — translation MTARSAGRSRKSAKSRPRQTLIILGASGDLTGRLLLPGLGGLLAGSRGVDLTLIGVGIENWTQAQWQRRVKISFGAEACRTERVKALLAATRYVQADVTAAEDLRELLDSASGQVSIFFALPPAVTVKACTALTAIDLPRHVRLVLEKPFGTDAHSAEELNELLARLVPEHNVHRVDHFLGKSTVLNLLGFRFANRLFEPVLTSEHVERIDIVFDENLALEGRAGYYDKAGALIDMIQSHLLQVMAVLTMGPPATLEAIDLRDRKAEILRATRIWHDDPVASSRRARYTAGTIGSRKVPGYTAEDGVDPALSTETLAEVALEVRTWRWAGVPIVLRSGKALGDLRKEAIITFKQAPLVPHGFHGTAAPEQLRIGFTPEAMSLQINVNGPGDPTEIDPVEMTVDFGPGSLSAYGEVLAGVFDGDPSLSVRGDTAVDCWRIVQPVLDAWRADKVPLDGYRAGGTGPTKWKRALGS, via the coding sequence ATGACTGCTCGATCCGCCGGCCGCTCCCGGAAGTCCGCGAAGTCCCGCCCACGCCAGACCCTGATCATCCTGGGCGCCAGCGGGGATCTCACCGGACGGCTGCTGCTGCCGGGCCTCGGCGGCCTGCTGGCCGGATCCCGTGGCGTCGACCTGACACTGATCGGCGTCGGCATCGAGAACTGGACCCAGGCGCAGTGGCAGCGGCGGGTCAAGATCTCCTTCGGTGCCGAGGCCTGTCGGACCGAACGGGTGAAGGCGCTGCTGGCCGCCACCCGGTACGTGCAGGCCGATGTGACGGCAGCGGAGGACCTGCGCGAGCTGCTGGACTCCGCATCCGGCCAGGTCTCGATCTTCTTCGCGCTGCCGCCCGCGGTGACGGTCAAGGCCTGCACGGCGCTGACGGCCATCGATCTTCCGCGGCACGTGCGACTGGTGCTGGAGAAACCGTTCGGTACCGATGCCCACTCCGCCGAGGAGCTCAACGAGCTCCTCGCCCGGCTCGTCCCCGAACACAACGTGCACCGGGTCGATCACTTCCTCGGCAAGTCGACCGTGCTCAACCTGCTCGGCTTCCGGTTCGCCAACCGACTGTTCGAACCCGTGCTCACCAGTGAGCACGTGGAGCGCATCGACATCGTCTTCGACGAGAATCTCGCGCTGGAGGGTCGAGCCGGCTACTACGACAAGGCCGGCGCCCTGATCGACATGATCCAGTCCCACCTGCTGCAGGTGATGGCCGTGCTCACCATGGGTCCGCCGGCCACCCTCGAAGCGATCGACTTGCGCGACCGCAAGGCCGAGATCCTGCGGGCCACCCGGATCTGGCACGACGATCCGGTCGCGTCCTCCCGTCGGGCGCGCTACACCGCCGGCACCATCGGCTCCCGCAAGGTGCCCGGGTACACCGCCGAGGACGGCGTCGATCCGGCTCTGAGCACCGAGACGCTCGCCGAGGTCGCACTCGAGGTCCGCACCTGGCGTTGGGCCGGAGTGCCGATCGTGTTGCGGAGCGGAAAAGCGTTGGGAGACCTGCGGAAGGAGGCAATCATCACCTTCAAGCAGGCGCCCCTGGTGCCGCACGGTTTCCACGGAACGGCGGCCCCGGAACAGCTGCGCATCGGCTTCACCCCGGAGGCGATGAGCCTGCAGATCAACGTCAACGGACCCGGTGATCCGACGGAGATCGACCCGGTGGAGATGACGGTCGACTTCGGCCCCGGTTCGCTGTCGGCCTACGGCGAGGTGCTGGCAGGGGTGTTCGATGGTGATCCCAGCCTGTCGGTGCGCGGCGACACCGCCGTCGACTGCTGGCGGATCGTGCAGCCGGTGCTGGACGCCTGGAGAGCCGACAAGGTGCCGCTGGACGGCTATCGGGCCGGCGGCACCGGGCCCACGAAGTGGAAGCGGGCGCTCGGCAGCTGA
- a CDS encoding DUF1905 domain-containing protein: MQASFSAEIWYWRGPSPWFFVSVPPDVCVHIHELSSEVSYGWGMIPAAVRIGSTDYPTALWPKDGGYIVPIKTIVRRAEKVDEGDEITVRLTIGE, encoded by the coding sequence GTGCAGGCGTCCTTCTCCGCCGAGATCTGGTACTGGCGTGGGCCGTCGCCGTGGTTCTTCGTCTCCGTTCCGCCTGACGTGTGCGTGCACATCCACGAGCTGTCGTCCGAGGTCAGCTATGGCTGGGGGATGATCCCGGCCGCCGTGCGGATCGGCAGCACCGATTACCCGACGGCGCTGTGGCCGAAGGACGGTGGCTACATCGTGCCGATCAAGACGATCGTGCGGAGAGCGGAAAAGGTCGACGAGGGTGATGAGATCACCGTGCGGCTGACGATCGGCGAGTAG
- a CDS encoding Crp/Fnr family transcriptional regulator, translated as MEENLAKAGIFQGVDSDAALALGSQLETVDYPRGSAIFSEGELGDRLYIILTGKVKLGRHSPDGRENLLAVMGPSDMFGELSVFDPGPRTSTATAVTDVRLATMDRTNMREWIARRPEIAEQLLRVLARRLRRTNNNLADLIFTDVPGRVAKQLLQLARQFGQQESGQLRVTHDLTQEELAQLVGASRETVNKALADFGHRGWLRLEGKSVVILDAERLSRRAR; from the coding sequence GTGGAGGAGAACCTCGCGAAGGCGGGCATCTTCCAGGGTGTCGACTCGGATGCCGCCCTGGCGCTCGGTTCGCAGCTGGAAACGGTCGACTACCCCCGCGGCAGCGCGATCTTCAGCGAAGGTGAGCTCGGGGACCGGCTCTACATCATCCTCACGGGCAAGGTGAAGCTCGGTCGTCATTCCCCCGACGGTCGGGAGAACCTGCTGGCCGTGATGGGCCCGTCGGACATGTTCGGTGAGCTCAGCGTTTTCGACCCGGGTCCCCGTACGTCCACCGCGACGGCCGTGACCGATGTCCGCCTCGCCACGATGGATCGCACCAACATGCGCGAGTGGATCGCCCGTCGACCGGAGATCGCCGAGCAGCTGCTGCGAGTGCTGGCCCGCAGGCTCCGCCGGACCAACAACAACCTCGCCGACCTCATCTTCACCGACGTTCCCGGCCGGGTGGCCAAGCAGCTGCTGCAGTTGGCGCGACAGTTCGGCCAGCAGGAGAGCGGACAGCTGCGCGTCACCCACGACCTCACCCAGGAGGAGCTCGCCCAGTTGGTCGGCGCCTCTCGCGAGACAGTCAACAAGGCGCTTGCCGACTTCGGACACCGCGGCTGGCTGCGGTTGGAAGGCAAGTCGGTGGTCATCCTCGACGCCGAGCGGTTGTCCCGCCGGGCTCGCTGA
- the nth gene encoding endonuclease III, whose translation MVKGTAADAAGTAKRRARASVPATPLARTRRARKLSGELAREFPEAPCELDFRTPLQLAVATVLSAQTTDVRVNLVTPALFARYSDAAAYAAADRAELEELIRSTGFYRNKATSVINLGAALLERFDGEVPGTLPELVTLPGFGRKTANVILGHAFGKPGVTVDTHVGRLARRWGLTTAEDPVKVEAEIGALLPAADWTPFSNRAIYHGRRVCHAKKPACGACLLAPLCPSFGTGPTDPQLASELVTGAERGHLLQLVGMQDA comes from the coding sequence ATGGTCAAGGGAACGGCTGCGGATGCGGCAGGAACGGCGAAGCGCAGGGCGCGGGCGAGTGTGCCGGCCACCCCGCTGGCCCGCACACGCAGGGCGCGGAAGCTGTCGGGCGAGCTGGCACGGGAGTTCCCGGAGGCCCCGTGCGAACTCGACTTCCGCACGCCGCTCCAGCTCGCGGTCGCCACGGTCCTGTCGGCCCAGACCACCGACGTGCGAGTCAATCTCGTCACCCCCGCGCTGTTCGCGCGGTACTCCGATGCGGCCGCCTACGCCGCCGCCGACCGGGCGGAGCTGGAGGAGCTGATCCGCTCGACCGGCTTCTACCGCAACAAGGCCACCTCGGTGATCAACCTGGGGGCTGCGCTCCTGGAGCGCTTCGACGGCGAGGTCCCCGGCACCCTCCCGGAGCTCGTCACACTGCCGGGGTTCGGGCGGAAGACCGCCAACGTCATCCTCGGGCACGCGTTCGGCAAGCCGGGCGTCACGGTCGACACCCACGTCGGCCGGCTGGCCAGACGGTGGGGCCTGACGACCGCCGAGGACCCGGTCAAGGTCGAGGCCGAGATCGGCGCGCTGCTACCGGCAGCCGACTGGACCCCCTTCTCCAACCGGGCGATCTATCACGGTCGCCGGGTCTGTCATGCCAAGAAGCCCGCCTGCGGGGCGTGCCTGCTGGCCCCCCTGTGCCCGTCGTTCGGCACCGGACCGACCGATCCACAGCTGGCCTCGGAACTGGTGACGGGTGCCGAACGGGGCCACCTGCTGCAACTCGTGGGGATGCAGGACGCATGA
- a CDS encoding CoA pyrophosphatase has translation MTAQQVMAGERLPGAERAPVWLTPLIDEVTSRPLPGWLGRHPVSATGRQSAVLILLGAGSVQGAGPDLLLLRRAGTLRNHAGQPAFPGGRQEPGETDVETALREAQEETGLDPAGVTPVALLRQLSLDFSGHLVRPVLGYWSTPSPVRAVDQGETAAVHRIPIAALADPANRGRVRLSSGFAGPAFAVSGMVVWGFTGLLVDAVLELGGWARPWGPGPDLALPADDAGRSLHAGPVGTDDPRVDGRTPDQVPR, from the coding sequence ATGACTGCACAGCAGGTCATGGCCGGCGAGCGACTGCCGGGCGCCGAGCGGGCTCCGGTCTGGCTGACGCCGTTGATCGACGAGGTCACGAGCCGCCCGCTGCCCGGATGGTTGGGGCGACACCCCGTCTCGGCCACCGGCCGACAGAGCGCGGTGTTGATCCTGCTCGGGGCCGGTTCAGTGCAGGGCGCGGGCCCTGATCTGCTGCTGTTGCGCCGGGCCGGCACGCTGCGCAACCACGCCGGACAACCTGCCTTCCCCGGCGGCCGTCAGGAGCCGGGGGAGACGGACGTCGAGACCGCGCTCCGCGAGGCCCAGGAGGAGACCGGCCTCGATCCGGCCGGCGTCACCCCGGTGGCGCTGCTCCGGCAGCTCTCGCTGGACTTCTCCGGCCACCTCGTCCGACCGGTGCTCGGGTACTGGAGCACCCCCAGCCCGGTCCGTGCGGTCGATCAGGGGGAAACCGCCGCGGTCCATCGGATCCCGATCGCTGCGCTCGCCGACCCGGCGAACCGTGGCCGGGTCCGGCTCAGCAGCGGGTTCGCGGGTCCCGCCTTCGCCGTGTCCGGGATGGTCGTCTGGGGCTTCACCGGGCTGCTGGTCGATGCGGTGCTGGAACTCGGCGGCTGGGCCCGACCGTGGGGGCCGGGCCCCGACCTCGCGCTGCCGGCCGACGACGCCGGCCGGAGCCTGCACGCCGGGCCGGTCGGCACCGACGACCCCCGGGTCGACGGGCGGACGCCGGACCAGGTGCCGCGATGA
- a CDS encoding MarP family serine protease: MTFIDAIIVVLILWAALSGMRQGLIVAGLSLIGAVGGAILALRLAPLVMGQLSDTGARVALGIACVIVGVGLGELGGSTVGRALSRKVTWQPAVVVDRSLGLVGHTLAVILVTWLVALPLAAAPIPWLSSAVRSSTLLKVIDDGMPSGAEQISAVLGRALGESGLPTILEPLGRTPDSEVAAPDPALARSAAVLSARPSIVKVTADAPQCSRGMEGTGFVIAPGKVMTNAHVVAGSATTTVQTESETLPATVVLYDPETDLAVLSVPALKEKALTFDAQDQPSGTDAIVAGFPLNGPFTVVPARVATSFVLRGPDIYDSDTVRREVYTLRGVVRPGNSGGPLLASDGSVIGVVFGTAPDIADVGYALTGAEVADVLSVGRTDSSRASTGACIPQG, translated from the coding sequence ATGACCTTCATCGACGCCATCATCGTGGTGCTCATCCTCTGGGCCGCGCTGTCCGGCATGCGCCAGGGACTGATCGTCGCCGGCCTCTCGCTGATCGGTGCGGTCGGCGGCGCGATCCTGGCGCTGCGGCTGGCCCCGCTGGTGATGGGCCAGCTCAGCGACACCGGCGCCCGGGTCGCGCTCGGCATCGCCTGCGTCATCGTCGGTGTCGGTCTGGGCGAGCTCGGCGGATCCACCGTCGGCCGGGCACTCTCGCGCAAGGTCACCTGGCAACCTGCGGTGGTCGTCGACCGCTCGCTGGGTCTGGTCGGCCACACCCTGGCCGTCATCCTTGTCACCTGGTTGGTGGCGCTGCCGCTGGCCGCCGCCCCGATCCCGTGGCTCTCATCCGCGGTGCGCTCATCGACGCTGCTGAAGGTGATCGACGACGGCATGCCGAGTGGAGCCGAACAGATCTCCGCGGTGCTCGGCCGGGCACTGGGCGAGAGCGGCCTGCCCACGATCCTGGAACCGTTGGGACGGACGCCCGACTCCGAGGTGGCCGCGCCGGATCCGGCACTCGCCCGCAGCGCCGCCGTGCTCTCGGCGCGCCCGTCGATCGTCAAGGTGACGGCCGATGCTCCGCAGTGCAGTCGCGGGATGGAGGGCACCGGATTCGTGATCGCCCCCGGAAAGGTGATGACGAACGCCCACGTCGTGGCCGGATCCGCCACCACCACGGTCCAGACCGAGTCGGAGACGCTGCCGGCCACGGTCGTGTTGTACGACCCGGAGACCGACCTCGCCGTGCTGTCGGTGCCGGCACTGAAGGAGAAGGCGCTCACCTTCGATGCGCAGGACCAGCCGTCCGGCACAGACGCGATCGTCGCGGGTTTCCCGCTCAACGGCCCGTTCACGGTCGTCCCGGCCAGGGTCGCCACCAGCTTCGTCCTGCGCGGGCCCGACATCTACGACTCCGACACCGTGCGCCGCGAGGTCTACACACTGCGCGGAGTGGTCCGGCCGGGTAACTCAGGTGGCCCGCTGCTGGCGTCCGACGGATCGGTGATCGGCGTCGTGTTCGGCACCGCGCCCGACATCGCCGATGTGGGCTACGCGCTCACCGGCGCGGAGGTGGCGGACGTGTTGTCGGTGGGTCGCACCGACTCCTCGCGGGCCTCCACCGGAGCCTGCATCCCGCAGGGTTGA